A genome region from Firmicutes bacterium CAG:345 includes the following:
- a CDS encoding transaldolase (product inferred by homology to UniProt), producing the protein MRLFIDTANLDEIKEAASWGVVSGVTTNPSLIAKEGRDLKEVITEITSLVDGPISAEVNEGKAEDMIAQALELAKIHKNIVIKLPMTMEGIKACKALTDEGIKTNVTLIFSVHQALIACEAGATYISPFMGRMDDIGLDSTKLIEDISQLILNYRYDTQIIAASIRNVSHIETAALAGADIATIPFKVMAKMVEHPLTTAGLKIFADASKK; encoded by the coding sequence ATGAGATTATTTATCGACACAGCTAATTTGGATGAAATTAAAGAAGCTGCTTCATGGGGAGTAGTTAGTGGAGTTACTACTAATCCTTCATTAATTGCTAAAGAAGGAAGAGATTTAAAAGAAGTTATCACAGAAATTACTTCACTTGTTGATGGACCTATTTCTGCTGAAGTCAATGAAGGTAAAGCTGAAGACATGATAGCTCAAGCTTTAGAATTAGCTAAAATTCATAAAAATATAGTAATTAAATTACCGATGACTATGGAAGGAATTAAAGCTTGCAAAGCATTGACAGATGAAGGAATTAAAACAAATGTTACTTTAATTTTCTCAGTTCATCAAGCTTTGATTGCTTGCGAAGCTGGAGCAACATATATTTCTCCATTTATGGGTAGAATGGATGATATTGGTTTAGATTCTACTAAACTCATAGAAGATATCTCTCAACTTATTTTGAATTATCGCTATGATACTCAAATTATTGCAGCTAGTATTCGCAATGTTTCACATATTGAAACCGCTGCATTAGCTGGAGCTGATATTGCAACAATTCCTTTTAAAGTTATGGCAAAAATGGTTGAACATCCATTAACTACTGCTGGACTTAAAATTTTTGCTGACGCTTCTAAAAAATAA
- a CDS encoding inorganic pyrophosphatase (product inferred by homology to UniProt), with product MNPWHDIDPKRITPDRFFAVIEISSGSKNKYELDKETGLLKLDRILFTSTHYPANYGFIPLTYADDDDPLDVLVLCTEKIIPMTLVECVPIGVIRMMDQGSSDAKIIAVCAHDPFYSNYKDIKELPNHVFEEIKHFFQVYKTLEGKDTIVSSIEPKEQAIKEIAYTIERYNQKFKK from the coding sequence ATGAATCCTTGGCATGATATTGATCCGAAAAGAATTACACCTGATCGTTTTTTTGCAGTGATTGAAATTTCATCAGGAAGCAAAAATAAGTACGAACTTGATAAAGAAACAGGTCTATTAAAACTTGATAGAATTCTTTTTACTTCTACTCATTATCCGGCAAATTATGGATTTATTCCTTTGACTTATGCTGATGACGACGACCCACTTGATGTTTTAGTTTTATGCACTGAAAAAATTATTCCAATGACTCTAGTAGAATGTGTTCCAATAGGTGTTATTCGAATGATGGATCAAGGTTCAAGTGATGCTAAAATTATTGCTGTTTGTGCCCATGATCCTTTTTATAGTAACTATAAAGACATTAAAGAATTGCCGAATCATGTATTTGAAGAAATCAAACATTTTTTCCAAGTTTATAAAACACTGGAAGGAAAAGACACTATTGTTTCTTCTATTGAACCAAAGGAACAAGCTATTAAAGAAATTGCCTATACGATTGAAAGATATAATCAAAAATTTAAAAAGTAA
- a CDS encoding putative uncharacterized protein (product inferred by homology to UniProt), with amino-acid sequence MPNLLAHRLFIDNIIQCNSLEEKEIIALRLGTQGPDPMFYHGIIPWRSWHFIIALKKIGNKLHKENGRRFFLELKNECEKIKNPEEKKIFAAFCFGQISHLLLDRSAHPFIYYFSGFDDDGRITGRFHYEHANYESEIDCILATKNAAIDFREKTFECLPYDKSVYKIIDKNLVPVLNKMYGVKLYKKYYSNSICNFRSMQKMTTNKLLRILGKDNMFKALYTPNHVEKDVMNEKKAIWKNPVTGNESKETFYDLFDKAQDIAIKAFEMFKQKGITDELINFVCNDMDYRGVEVDSKLKYCYFRNN; translated from the coding sequence ATGCCAAACTTATTAGCTCATCGACTTTTTATTGATAATATCATTCAATGTAATAGTCTTGAAGAAAAAGAAATCATTGCTTTAAGATTAGGAACTCAAGGCCCAGATCCGATGTTTTATCATGGGATAATTCCATGGCGTTCATGGCATTTCATCATTGCTTTAAAGAAAATCGGAAATAAATTACATAAAGAAAATGGAAGAAGATTCTTTTTAGAGCTAAAAAATGAATGTGAAAAAATAAAAAATCCAGAAGAAAAGAAAATATTTGCGGCTTTTTGCTTTGGACAAATATCACATCTTTTGTTGGATAGAAGTGCTCATCCTTTTATTTATTATTTTTCTGGATTTGATGATGATGGAAGAATCACAGGAAGATTTCATTATGAGCATGCAAATTATGAAAGTGAAATCGATTGTATTTTAGCAACAAAAAATGCTGCGATTGATTTTCGTGAAAAAACTTTTGAATGTTTGCCATATGATAAAAGTGTTTACAAAATTATTGATAAAAATTTAGTACCAGTTCTTAATAAAATGTATGGAGTAAAGCTTTATAAAAAGTATTATTCAAATTCAATATGTAATTTTAGATCAATGCAAAAAATGACAACAAATAAATTACTTAGAATTCTTGGAAAAGATAATATGTTTAAGGCTTTATATACTCCTAATCATGTTGAAAAAGATGTTATGAATGAAAAAAAAGCAATATGGAAAAATCCTGTTACTGGAAATGAATCTAAAGAAACATTTTATGATTTATTTGATAAAGCTCAAGATATAGCTATTAAAGCATTTGAAATGTTTAAACAAAAAGGTATTACTGATGAACTGATCAACTTTGTTTGCAATGATATGGATTATCGTGGTGTAGAAGTTGATTCGAAATTAAAGTATTGTTATTTTCGCAATAATTAA